The DNA sequence GACCCGAAAAATCGAAATTTGAAAGATAATGATTGATGAAGATATATGCTAGTTCTTCCATCTCTCGCGGATTTCGGGGACCCGGCACGCGCAATCAAACGCTAGACTTTGTTAGTATTTGCGCGTGTTGGGACGAAACCGCGGTATAGCTCGAAGAGCGTATCTCCCTGCAGGGAGCTTTAGCTCACAGCGGGGAGATAAAAAAGACCTATTGAATTACGCTTTGTTTGGACCATTTATGATCTAAACTAAATTTATATTGTTTAAAATTTTTTCTTAGAAATCGATACCATCGTATTTTTTAGTTTGTTCTTCATCCTTGATTTCGATTTCAGGCTTATTGAACCTTTGATCTAACCCGTTGGATAGTAGATCTGACTTCTTGATTGATCCCCAATACCCTACATTTAGAGAATTGTCGAATATATCGAATTTATTAAGTCCATAGTGGTCCATCACGAGTTTCTTTCCTTGATGATCATTCCATGAAGTCATGAGTCTATTTAGGCTTTTTGTAAACCCTATAAAGTTAAAGGAAGTAATAGATCTCCAGTATTTGCTTAACTTCCTAGAGAAAAATTTCGAAATTTCATTAGGGTTTTTTGGATTGAATGATTTTTCCTCTTGAGGTTGAATCCCTAACTTTAGGATATTTTCGTTACTCGTTTGATATTTGATCTCGCTTGCAGCTTCGTTCATCCTCTTTTGAAGATATGTATAAGGAGTTACATACTCGCCTTTTTTGAACGAATAAGCCGAGTTTTGATCTTGGATGTATAGATGTCTACCTTCCTTCGTATGCATGATTTGGTTTTTTCCTTCTTGGTGGATCGTAGCGTTAGGCTCGAAATACCTAACAAGATCATAAAGAGGAACGCGATCATGCAATGATTGTAGCGACACTCTCGTCAAATATCGTTCATCATCGATCGGTTCATGCTGAAGTTCAAATTTCTTTGTAGCATCTATGCCTTTCCTGATTTGATCGATATTCCCAAAGGCTTGATTCTCTATACCTTGTTCGATTTTTGCTTCTTTTAACAAACTAGCTTGTCGTAAGATCTCCGAATTATCAAATGTCTTTCCGTCCACCAAAATCACGTTATCTTTTTTTAATGGCTGATAGTAGCATTGGGAAGAAGTATCCGAAACAGTATCGATCTTTCCTTCAAGCCCGAGATTCCTTACTACAAGATGCATATAATCCTTATAAATATCCTTGTCTTGAAGGGCTTTCGTGGTAGGAACAATCATACGAAATTTCTCGGTTTTTCCGTCGTAGAGATGGCTACTTGAAGGGTAGATAAAGCCCTGAATACCTTTTCTTTTGAGTAGTTCGATACCATCGGAAATTTTCATATCCTGATGTGCTTCTTTGTTATCTATATCGAATATGAGGGTTTTTGTAAAACCCGATATATTCGCATTATTCCTCGATCCGTTCGAAAATTTAGCCATACTTATCGCCGAGTATTGTTTTAAGGTGTTTTCTAGGTTTTGAGGATTTGTCAAAATAGTCTTCCATCCAAATACTGCTTGAGGTTTTGGTTTTTCCTTGGTGCTGCCTTGGAGCAACTTAAAATCAGAGCTTACGCTAAGCTCGATAGTATCGGTATTCTTTAGATTTTTGCTTAGCGATTCTTGTTCGAGCGCGATTTCTGATAGCATTTTTACGGCATCGTCAAATCTCAGATTTAACTGCTTCGTACAATAATCTAAGACATTCCTATTTTGAGTACTTGGCTTCCGGGTCTTCGGTGTTATCGTCTCGAATCGAATTCTTGTTCCATCCTCGTTAGAGCGAATATCTACGCCAAATTTAGCCTTTAATGTAGGAATGAATAGATTAACATCCTTGCTTTTTAAAGTTTCGGCTAATTGCACGTTTTGCGCTCTTACCTCGGGATCGATAGCTTTTACGATCTCGTTGGCAATGACTGAATTTTTCGTATTGTTTTTGATTTCGTCAAGAGCTATATCTTTCGTTTCAGCTAGGTTTCGATCAAGTGGTAGTATATGTTTTTGATCGATCTCTTGTTCAATGCGAGGCTTCCCTTTCTCAACCATAGCTGCTTTGCGGAAACTCTCGTATTGTCTCAATAACTCCGATCTACTCAAGCCCAAAGGTTCAGGATTATCGAGTCCAAATTTTTCGCAAACGATATCTTGAACAATAGACTTGAACTTTATAGCCGAAGCTATCATTTGAGAACGATCCTTTGAATATACCATTCCCGCGGTTTTTATGCCTCGGCTAAACTTCATATTTTCAAACGATATAATCAAATGGACATGCGGACTTCGTCCGATCTCCTTACCTTCGTACTCGGCATTTAGCCTTTTACTCTTGGTGTCTTTCCCTTCTCGCGGAATGTACGGTTCGCTTTGTATGATCGGGATTTGGGCTTCGGCATAGAGAATCATCTCATCTTTAGAGTGATTTGGGAAGTTTAATTTTAAATACTCATCTATGATTTCTTGGATATTTCCCTCTTTTTCGATCTTTTCCCATTCCTCTCTAGTGAAGCTTAAGCTTGCATGGTAGTAGTTGTATTTTTGCTTGCTTTTTGGATTCGCGAGTTGTGCGTTTTGAGAATCTTCAATAGCCTGAAGTGATCCCATGAGCGGTATTCGTTCGTCTTTTTCATCTCGGGTATATCGACTATGTTTTGAATGCCCTGTTCGCAAATATTCAGCGATTCCCTTCTCGCCTTTCGTTAGTTGAGCTATCATTTTGACTCCTTGAGTAGATTGTAAATTTGATTCAAAAGCTGTTCGTTTTTAAAAAGATTTTCGAGGATTTCCGTTTGAAAATTTCGATCGATTTGATCTCTTTTTACAATTACGTTTAAAGCCTTGGCGATCTGATTTATGTTCTTCGCCGCGCGATAAAAATTAAATCTGATTTGCGGATCAATCTCTTTCGTAACTTTCATTACGATTTCAGAGTTTAGGATAGATTTTCTAATAAACTCTGATTCAGATATACCTACTCGGCTAGCTTTTTCTTTCAAAAGAGCTTTCAGATCCGCCGAGATCCGAAACTTTATGTTTTCGTTTTTTATCATTTTTTTAATCTCCTTTGATTGGAAAAATGATGATTGAATAGTTTTAGCCCTTAGGCTAAAATCTCTTACCTTTGGTTAATCCTTTTAGCTCTGTTTTAAGCTAAAGGATTAACAGCCCTCTGCAAGAGCGGGACAATCTATGGGGGAGGCGTATGCCCCCACATATATGTGTCACGCTACATTGTTACTATCTTAATTATAAGAAAAATCATTTGTTCGATTTCCAATCAGCAAAAGCCTTTCGCGCTTTTTCGACATTCCCGCGAGATAGGAAAAGAATAAAATCATTTAATTCTTGATTTTCTAGAGCTAGTCTCTCGTTTTCTTGTTTTCGTTCTCGCACAATCCTTAAAATTTTTTCATTGTCGACCAAGCTCTTTTTTGCTTCTATGATAGGCGGTACCGCAAACCAAAAAGCGATTCCGATTTCTACTAAAAATATAATCACATGGATAGCTATAGCTTGCGGAACTATCCAAATACTTTTTATTAAATCTGAAGCCTGTTTTAGATCGTTTACCGATTTGGATATTTTGTTCACAGCGTTATCCGCAGATCTATTTAAAGCGGTTTCTTTAGCATCCATTTTTGCAAAAACAGCCGTTAAAGTTATCTCGGATTCTTGCTTAAACTCATCAGCTTTTACCTTTAAATCTGCCGATTTTTGATCAAGCTGTATACTTAAATTTCTAGCTTCAGAGATCGAATTTTCAAGAGAACTAGAAGCGAGGAGATTTTCCCCGCTCAGGTTATTGTTCGATTGATTTATCAGGATAGCCATGGCTTATCTCATTTTGAGTTGGAGCTTGAGGCTTGTTTTGCAATTCGTCAAACTCTTTCTTCCATGTTGAGATCTCGGATAGCGAAACATCGAACTCAAACGTTTTCCGGATAAACTCAACGTATTTTTTATTCGACATCTGAGTCTTAAATATCGTTTCGAGACATCGTTTTTTGATATATTCTCGATCATCTGTATTAACGAAATTGTTTAATGCTTCTTCAAGCGACTTATTTGAAATTTTTTTCATTGCTGATCTCCCTGTAGATTTTCGAAATTTCTTCAAGCTCGATAGCAAGCTGATCGAGAAAATATTGAATATCCCCCCCCCCCCCCCTTGAATATTCATTAACCCCGTCGGCTTAGTAGATCCTTTCCCGAACTTCCTCGTATTTGGCTTGGATTCTTCTAATATGCATGTATAGCTCGCTAGAGCAACTTATTTTTTCCATTTTTTTCCTCCTTTAGGAATATTACTATTTTATTTATGTTTAACTAAAATTCCCGTAGATTTTTTCTAGAAGTACGGGAATTTATATGTTTCACAACGGTTTTCAATACAAAAAGTCCTATTAACTATGATAAAAACGATATCTTAGAAAACTTACGTGAAACTTTATTTTATGCAAAGTCATCAAATTTTTACGCAAAGTCGTCGAAAACTACGCAAAGTGCCCGATTTTTTACGCAAAGTGGTCTCAAAACTACGCAAAGTGGAGATAATTTTACGCAAAGTGGAGCTTCTGAATATTATTTTTTTATAGATATTAACCTTTTATTATACTTAGGTATTTTTTTCTATTCAAGAAATACGTTTTCCAAAAGATTAGCTCATAGTCTTGTAGAACTTGTGCCAACAAGCGATCTCTTCGGTGTTTCTTGAGCTTTTTAAATAAAACCTCAAGCTCCGTATCTCCATGCTCAAGCAAAATGTTCGTTATTTTTTCGATAGTCTTTAACTCTTTTTTGTTTCTGATATATGCTTGCATGTTTGGAACTTCAAGTTCGATATCTAAGTTTTTATGATTATTTTCAAATCTCGTAAAAACGGTAAGCTTTAAATTGTTTCCCCCAACTCTGCGCTTTTCCCCGATAAAATCGTAAGCTATATACCCATCTTGTTGAGCCGTATCTCCATTGTTGGGAACTACCATGTATGCAGTTTCTAGGGAGTTTAACATCTGCTGACTTCCCGTAAAGGTTAGTTGATTGGTGTCTACGGTTCCGTCTTTTTTCTTAATAGCCTTGTTTGTATGATGCAAAAGAACGATTGTAGCTCCTCGAAGGCGTAAATTCATTATATAGTCGCGAAAATACGTCTTCATATCCTTGCCGCTCTCCATATCTAGCTCGCCTACAAAGTCCTTTAAGCTATCGATCACGAAGAGCATATTTGATAGATTTTCTTTTGAATTTACGATCTCTTTAAGAAGCTTAAGATTATCGATTTCGCCGAATTCTTTGTGTATCCGCGGATTATTCATCGCAATGTAGTTAAAATTCTTATACTTTATAAGCTCTTCGGCTCCGCGATCGAATATAACCGATAGCCCGTTATCTCCATCAAAATAGAAAACTTCGGATGCCTTTTTCGTTAAATATGAGAATTTTGCCAATCCCCAAGCTGCAAAAGTCTTTCCGCTTCCTGCGGGAGCGTAAAGGACTACGATGCTTTGCTTTTGTATAACATAAGGGATTAACCAGTTTGATTCCGTGTTTAATTTGTCCTGAGCGCATAGCCTTAATTTTCTTGCACGCTCCAAAGCTTTTGCGCACTCTTTATTGACGATTAAGCGATCTTTTGTTATAATCGTTTCATCAATGTTTTGAAAAGGGGGCAAACTTCCGACATCGGCCCCCATGTACTCCCATGGATCACAATGAAAATTCATCTTCATCTCCTTCGTTTAATAGAAATTTTCTAAAATCATAAAGATCTCTTAAGTAAGAATCCCACCAGTTAGCCAAACTTCTTAAGATAGCTTGAATATCTCCGTCATCGTATCTAGCATCAATATAGCTAGCTTCTACGTCAGAGATTGAAGGACTATGATACATATATAGTTCGATGAAGAAGTTCGGGATTTTATGGTCCATCATGCGTTTCATTGCAAAGGTTTTCATCGTTCCGCGGAGTCCGTGTTTTGTTATGCCGGCAATTTTTGTAAGAAAATAATTTATTTTCTGATCAGAAATACCTTCAAATACCTTGGCGTTAGGTTTTGTCACCTTATCTAGTTTTTTAAGCTTTTCTAGTAAAGAAACCATAGTATCGCAAATTGGCAAAATAAAGTCTTGGCGAGATTTAAGCGTCTTCAACTCGCCTTTCATTCTTTCTTTTTCTATCTTTATTAGCTTTTTCTCGAAATCTATATCTCGCCAGCGTAGATCGTAAATATTCATTGACCTTAAAGCGGTAGATAGAGCGAAAAGTATCAATATTCTACGTTTAAGATTAATTTTTTCGTTAGTTGAAACGTTTATAAGAAAGTTCTTTAAATCTTCAGTGTCTACTATTTTAGGATAGTGTCCTGAGTTTTTGCGACTTGGGGCATCGTACTCTTCCGAAAATTTAAAATCTTTTAGCACGTTTTGAGAAACCCAGTTGCGCTTTTTAGCAAATTTCAAGACATTATCTATTATATAGTACAATTTAATGTTGGTGCTAGGGCTTTTTCGTTAGGAGTAAAGATTTTAGTTTTAATATCGACTAGAGAAATATCCTCGATATTCATATAGCCTAAAAAGGGGAATATGTATTTATTGTATCTAACTTTGTATTTAGAGATAGTTATGGGCTTTAGTCCGATATTCTCATCATTAATGAATTTCTCCCATACTTGATTAAAGGTTTTTGCCGAAATAGGCTCTTTGTCTTCCTTTATATATAAGGAACCTTTTCTGAAACAATCCTCGAAATTTACATACAGAATCTCTCCTACCAAGGGATATGTAACTTTTCCGTTTTTGTAATAATACATACGGATCGTTTTCTTTCCGGTTTGAGAAATCTCTAAACGGAATTTTTCATATCCCGGTATTTTTATACGAATAGTAAAGTCTTTGGAGTTTGTTTGTTTCTCGATCCAGCGATCAACTTGAGCTAGTGTCATCATGAAAAATCTCCTGCGTTAAAGTATAAGGATTTCTCCTTATCTAGATTAATTATAAGAGATTTAACAAATATCAAAAATCAAACAAAAAAATTTAATATTTTATCGTCTAAGCAGTATATTTTACTAATAGGAAAGTTATCGAATTAGTATACTTTGACAATGTTTTTTTGTTTGATATAACGCGTATATTGGGATTTTGATTGAGTTTCTAAATACGAATATTTTGGGATTATCTTAAGGGGAGATGGTGCCCCGTGTAGGGCTCGAACCTACGACCCCATCATTAAGAGTGATATGCTCTACCAACTGAGCTAACGAGGCAAATGGCGCAGCGGACGGGGCTCGAACCCGCGACCTCCGCCGTGACAGGGCGGCATTCTAACCATCTGAACTACCGCTGCACCTAAAATGGTGGTCGCTATAAGACTCGAACTTATGACATCCACCTTGTAAGGGTGGCGCTCTACCAACTGAGCTAAGCGACCCAAATTTAACAAAAAAATAAATGGTGTCCTGTGCTGGACTCGAACCAGCGACCCCTTCATTAAAAGTGAAATGCTCTACCGACTGAGCTAACAAGACAAATGGCGCAGCGGACGGGGCTCGAACCCGCGACCTCCGCCGTGACAGGGCGGCATTCTAACCATCTGAACTACCGCTGCACCTAAAATGGTGGTCGCTATAAGACTCGAACTTATGACATCCACCTTGTAAGGGTGGCGCTCTACCAACTGAGCTAAGCGACCGAAAAGACTAAATCGTGGCGACCCTTAAAGGATTTGAACCTCTGTTGCTACACTGAGAGAGTAGAGTCCTGGGCCACTAGACGAAAGGGTCTATATAAAAAAATGGTGTCCTGTGCTGGACTCGAACCAGCGACCCCTTCATTAAAAGTGAAATGCTCTACCGACTGAGCTAACAAGACATTTTTCAAAAAACGAAACGTGATTATATATAAAAAAGGCTGATTTGTCAAGACAAAAAGCTGCTGTTTTTTAAATTTAGCCGCAAATTTGATTTAATTTAACAAATTTTACGTTCGTTAAAATCACGGAAAAAGTCAAATTTGGCCCAAATTTAAAAGGTCAAATTTGACCGAAAAACTAAAAAGGGATTTTGCAATCCCTTAAATTTAGCAAGAAAAGCAGGTTTTAAACTCGTATGGAGTAGGTCGCGCTTCGTACGGCCATACTTGACTCTCGAATTTATAATGCTGATACGCGTTTATAAACGTCGGAGTCATGATCGGGCGTAGGTATTCGTTGTCGCGAATTAGCGCCTCAAGGCTACCTCTTAGCGTGTGTGGGAGCTGCTCGATACCGCGTTCGCGGATCTCGTCAAGCGTGAGTTTAAATAAATTTTCATCCATCGGGCCGACCGGCTCCATCTTGTGTTTTACGCCGTCAAGTCCCGCCATCAGCATCGCTGAAAATGCCAAATACGGGTTTGCCGTACCGTCAGGGAAGCGCATTTCGGCGCGGACCGATTTTTCTCCCGAGCCGTATGGGATGCGGATCGAGGCGGAGCGGTTTTGGCTAGAATACGTTAGGATAGACGGCGCCTCAAAGCCCGGTATTAGGCGCTTGTAGCTGTTTGTGCTCGGGTTTGTAAATGCCGCGACGCTCCTTGCGTGTTTTAAAATCCCGCCGATGTACCAGCGCGCAAAATCGCTTAAGTTTGCGTATTTTCCCTCGCCGTAGAATAAATTTTTGCCGTCTTTCCATACCGACTGATGCACGTGCATGCCGCTACCGTTGTCGCCGTAGAGCGGTTTTGGCATAAACGTCGCCGTTTTGCCGTTTAGGTGGGCTACCATTTTAACGACGTATTTGTAAATTTGCACGTTATCGGCCGCTTCAAGAAGGGTGCCAAATTTAACGCCAAGCTCGCCTTGTCCTTGCGCGACCTCATGGTGTCCTAGCATGACTTCGAGGCCTACTTGCTCTAAAACCTGCATCATCTCGGCGCGCAGATCGACCATGCTATCGGTCGGTTGCGTCATCAGATAGCCGCCTTTTCTTCTTGGGCGGTGACCGGTGTTGTAGCTGTCTTTAAAGTCTCTAGCGTCGTTCCACTCGCCTTCTTCGCTATCTACTTCAAACATCGCGCAGTTTGGACTGTCTACTATTTTTACGTTATCAAATATAAAAAACTCGTTCTCCGGCCCGAAATACGCCACGTCTCCCATGCCGCTTTCTTTGACGTAGGCCATAGCTTTTTTGGCTATCGAGCGTGGGCATTTTTCGTAAATTTGACCCTTGTAAATGTCGTAAATATCGGCAAAAACCACGACCGTAACGTCGGCGGTAAACGGATCTAAAAAGGCGCTGGTCGCCTCGGGACACATCAGCATATCGCTTCTTTCGATCGGTTGCCATCCTCCTAGCGAACTCGCGTCCATCGGTATGCCGTTTACGAAGTGATCTTTTTCTACGAATTTTATGTTATAAGATATGCTGTGCCAGGCGCCGTTCATATCGGTAAATCTAAAATCCACGAATTTAACCTCGTGTTCTTTGCAAAAATCAAAAAAATGATCGACGCTTTTTACGAATTTTCCCATTTTTCGCTCCTGTGTTTATTGATTTCGTAATTTTATCATAAAATTTTACTTTTAAGATTAATTTAAATAATTTTTTCTACCCGATCTAAAATTTTACAAATTCTCTATCGCGGTTTTTAAATACCGCACACTTGCTAAATCCTAAATTTCTAGCGATTTGCTCGCATTTTTCGCCGTTTAGACCGACTTGGTCTTTTGCGTGTGCGTCTGAGCCGAAGGTGATAGGGATTTCTTTTTCGGCGATCATTTCTAGTAAATTTACGCTCGGATACTGCTCGCCGATCGGTTTTCTAAAGCCGGCCGCATTTATCTCGACCGTCAAATTTGCCTTTTTTATAGCGTCGATCGCGTCTTTGGCAAGGAGTCTAACGTCGGTTTTTGGCATAAATTTAAATACCTTTAGCAAATCCAAATGCCCGACGATGTCAAATTTACCGGACTTTGCCATCTTTTCGACGCAGTAAAAATAATCTCGCCAAATTTGATCCATATCGCGTTTTTCGTATTCGCCGATAAATTCGGGATTATCAAAGCCCCAGCCGCCTAAAAAATGCACCGAACCGATGAGGTAATCAACTTTGCGCGTTAAAACCCGCTCGTCCATAAAGCCTTCTAAAAAATCGACTTCATAGCCGAGTAGGATTTTTATCTGCCCGTCAAATTCGTCTCTAAGGCGCAAAATCTCGCCCTCATAAGCGTCCATTTGCGAAAATTCCATTCGGTACGCTTCGTCAAAATTCATCGGCGCGTGATCGCTAAAGCCAAAATACTCGCAGTTTGAATTTATCGCGCTTAAAACATACTCTCTAGGCTCATCTACGGCGTGTTTGCAAAGCGGCGTGTGGTTGTGTAGATCGACTCTCATTTTTATCCTTAAGTATTTTGCAAATGCTACCTAAAATTTAATAAATTTAAGGATAAAGTTCGGGTTTTTAAACTTATATTTCGTTAATTTTCTATATAATCAGCCCAAATTTAAATAGGAGATTTTATGACGCAAGAAGAACTTGACGCCTTGATGGCGGGCGATTTCGAAGATGAAGAGATCGGCGAGGAAACAGCGGAAGAAATTGCGCCGCCTGCGGAAGAGAGCGCGAAAAAAACCGATCCGGCGCCGAGTGAACAGATAATAAACTACGAGGGCACCGAGATGCGTATATCCTCAAATATGCCGTGGCCTCCGCCTCCACCGACTGACGATCACAAGATGGTTCACCAGCTAGACGACGTCACAAAGGATAGCGAGGAAAAAGCCACGCAGATGTTTGACAAGCTTGATGCGATCAATAACTTTTCAATGGACGCGGAGAGCGGACTTAGCGAGATTATCAGCGGTATCGAGGCTAATATCGAAATTTTTACCAAACTGCACGAAAAATTCCCAAATATCGCTACTTTTGCCGAGGCGCTAGAGAAAAATAACGCACTAAAAAGCTCTGCAGAAACGACTCTAGATAACGTCAGGATGGCCGAAGACGAGATAATGATGGCGATGGATATGATGCAGTATCAAGACATCCACCGCCAAAAGATCGAGCGCGTCATCAACGTCATGCGCGCGCTTAGCAAGTATATGAGCAGCCTGTTTGAAGGCAAGATCGACGACGAGAAGCGCGTGGCCTCGGCAGTACATATCGCGGGCGATACGCACACCGAAAATCTCGTCAGCAACGACGACATCGAAGCTCTGATAGAAAGTTTGGGCAAAAAATAGTGCTAAAGCCCGAGCTTTTATCTCCCGCGGGGAATTTAACCAAGCTAAAAATAGCTCTAGAGTACGGTGCAGACGCGGTTTATGCATCGGTGGCGAGCTTTTCTCTTCGCACCCGTTCGGCGCGCGAATTTAACCTAGAAAGCTTTAAAGAAGCCATCGAGTACACGCACGCAAAGGGCAAGAAATTTTACGCGACGGTAAACGCGTTTCCTTTTAATTCGCAAATCGAGCCGCTAAAACGCCACTTGCAAACGATTTCTGCAATGAAGCCAGATGCCTTTATCATCGCGACTCCGGGCGTCATGAGTCTGGCAAAAGAAATAGCCCCCGAGATTGAGATACACCTCTCGACGCAGGCAAATGTCATGAACGCGCTTGACGCTAAAATCTACCACGAAATGGGTGCAAAACGCATCGTCGTAGCGCGCGAAATGAGCCTAAAAGACGTCGTGAAGATAAAAGAGCAAATCCCGACGCTGGATATCGAAATTTTCGTGCACGGCTCGATGTGCTTTGCTTACTCGGGACGCTGTTTGGTTAGCGCGGTTCAAAGCGGCCGCCAATCAAACCGCGGCAGCTGCGCCAACGACTGCAGGTTTAAATACGAACTCTACGCCAAAAGCGAGGAGAGCGGGGTGCTGTTTCGCCTAGAGGAGGACGAAAGCGGTACGCACATAATGAACTCCAAAGACTTAAATTTATCCGCACACATCAAGGATATCATCGAAAGCGGCGCGGTCGATAGCCTAAAAATAGAAGGTCGCACGAAAAGCGAATACTACGCCGCCTGTGCGACTAGAGCCTACCGTATGGCCGTTGACGATGCGGTAGCTGGCAAATTTGACGCGAAAATTTACACCGGTGAGCTAAATACGCTAAAAAATCGCGGCTTTACCGACGGCTACCTGGTAAATCGCCCGTTTGAAAAGGCTGATACGCAAAATTACGCTAGTAGCCTAGAGGAGGGCACACATCAGGTAAACGCCATGACTTTAGACGGCGAGTTTTTTAAATGCAAATATAAAATTTTCCCTGGCAACGAGTACGAGATCGTGGCTCCCCTGGGCGCTCAGATAGATGAGTGCGAGAGCG is a window from the Campylobacter massiliensis genome containing:
- a CDS encoding histidinol-phosphatase → MRVDLHNHTPLCKHAVDEPREYVLSAINSNCEYFGFSDHAPMNFDEAYRMEFSQMDAYEGEILRLRDEFDGQIKILLGYEVDFLEGFMDERVLTRKVDYLIGSVHFLGGWGFDNPEFIGEYEKRDMDQIWRDYFYCVEKMAKSGKFDIVGHLDLLKVFKFMPKTDVRLLAKDAIDAIKKANLTVEINAAGFRKPIGEQYPSVNLLEMIAEKEIPITFGSDAHAKDQVGLNGEKCEQIARNLGFSKCAVFKNRDREFVKF
- a CDS encoding chemotaxis protein, which codes for MTQEELDALMAGDFEDEEIGEETAEEIAPPAEESAKKTDPAPSEQIINYEGTEMRISSNMPWPPPPPTDDHKMVHQLDDVTKDSEEKATQMFDKLDAINNFSMDAESGLSEIISGIEANIEIFTKLHEKFPNIATFAEALEKNNALKSSAETTLDNVRMAEDEIMMAMDMMQYQDIHRQKIERVINVMRALSKYMSSLFEGKIDDEKRVASAVHIAGDTHTENLVSNDDIEALIESLGKK
- a CDS encoding tyrosine-type recombinase/integrase; translated protein: MMTLAQVDRWIEKQTNSKDFTIRIKIPGYEKFRLEISQTGKKTIRMYYYKNGKVTYPLVGEILYVNFEDCFRKGSLYIKEDKEPISAKTFNQVWEKFINDENIGLKPITISKYKVRYNKYIFPFLGYMNIEDISLVDIKTKIFTPNEKALAPTLNCTI
- a CDS encoding peptidase U32 family protein — its product is MLKPELLSPAGNLTKLKIALEYGADAVYASVASFSLRTRSAREFNLESFKEAIEYTHAKGKKFYATVNAFPFNSQIEPLKRHLQTISAMKPDAFIIATPGVMSLAKEIAPEIEIHLSTQANVMNALDAKIYHEMGAKRIVVAREMSLKDVVKIKEQIPTLDIEIFVHGSMCFAYSGRCLVSAVQSGRQSNRGSCANDCRFKYELYAKSEESGVLFRLEEDESGTHIMNSKDLNLSAHIKDIIESGAVDSLKIEGRTKSEYYAACATRAYRMAVDDAVAGKFDAKIYTGELNTLKNRGFTDGYLVNRPFEKADTQNYASSLEEGTHQVNAMTLDGEFFKCKYKIFPGNEYEIVAPLGAQIDECESEISQIFGRDGKKFIKFKKLVTKKGKEIAEIHSGNKNEVNLGAKLPKFSFLREEIK
- a CDS encoding plasmid mobilization protein, whose translation is MIKNENIKFRISADLKALLKEKASRVGISESEFIRKSILNSEIVMKVTKEIDPQIRFNFYRAAKNINQIAKALNVIVKRDQIDRNFQTEILENLFKNEQLLNQIYNLLKESK
- the glnA gene encoding type I glutamate--ammonia ligase, with the protein product MGKFVKSVDHFFDFCKEHEVKFVDFRFTDMNGAWHSISYNIKFVEKDHFVNGIPMDASSLGGWQPIERSDMLMCPEATSAFLDPFTADVTVVVFADIYDIYKGQIYEKCPRSIAKKAMAYVKESGMGDVAYFGPENEFFIFDNVKIVDSPNCAMFEVDSEEGEWNDARDFKDSYNTGHRPRRKGGYLMTQPTDSMVDLRAEMMQVLEQVGLEVMLGHHEVAQGQGELGVKFGTLLEAADNVQIYKYVVKMVAHLNGKTATFMPKPLYGDNGSGMHVHQSVWKDGKNLFYGEGKYANLSDFARWYIGGILKHARSVAAFTNPSTNSYKRLIPGFEAPSILTYSSQNRSASIRIPYGSGEKSVRAEMRFPDGTANPYLAFSAMLMAGLDGVKHKMEPVGPMDENLFKLTLDEIRERGIEQLPHTLRGSLEALIRDNEYLRPIMTPTFINAYQHYKFESQVWPYEARPTPYEFKTCFSC
- a CDS encoding tyrosine-type recombinase/integrase, translating into MKFAKKRNWVSQNVLKDFKFSEEYDAPSRKNSGHYPKIVDTEDLKNFLINVSTNEKINLKRRILILFALSTALRSMNIYDLRWRDIDFEKKLIKIEKERMKGELKTLKSRQDFILPICDTMVSLLEKLKKLDKVTKPNAKVFEGISDQKINYFLTKIAGITKHGLRGTMKTFAMKRMMDHKIPNFFIELYMYHSPSISDVEASYIDARYDDGDIQAILRSLANWWDSYLRDLYDFRKFLLNEGDEDEFSL
- a CDS encoding AAA family ATPase, with product MNFHCDPWEYMGADVGSLPPFQNIDETIITKDRLIVNKECAKALERARKLRLCAQDKLNTESNWLIPYVIQKQSIVVLYAPAGSGKTFAAWGLAKFSYLTKKASEVFYFDGDNGLSVIFDRGAEELIKYKNFNYIAMNNPRIHKEFGEIDNLKLLKEIVNSKENLSNMLFVIDSLKDFVGELDMESGKDMKTYFRDYIMNLRLRGATIVLLHHTNKAIKKKDGTVDTNQLTFTGSQQMLNSLETAYMVVPNNGDTAQQDGYIAYDFIGEKRRVGGNNLKLTVFTRFENNHKNLDIELEVPNMQAYIRNKKELKTIEKITNILLEHGDTELEVLFKKLKKHRRDRLLAQVLQDYELIFWKTYFLNRKKYLSIIKG